A single genomic interval of Streptococcus oralis subsp. dentisani harbors:
- a CDS encoding extracellular solute-binding protein, protein MRWYKKMSLIAATGLCLLGLSACSSQEESTDGKVTIEFFNQKTEMADTLQRIVDDFEKDHPTIDVKLTTVPAAGIVLKTRILSGDVPDIINIYPQNMDFQEWAKAGYFADMTGKSYLENIKNDYAEKYAINNKVYSVPLTANLYGIYYNKTKFKELGLEEPKTFKEFQEIVKKIKDSGNSPFAVAGNEGWTLNGYHQLSLITITGSGDAANNYLRFSKPNAISADDAILKADAERLDLLADNAQDGWRGASYNDAVVAFSSETALMMPQGSWALAAINQQDPKFEVGMFAFPGEQVGKEVTVGAGDMALSTSATTKHPKEIEEFISYMTSPKAMQSYYDVDGSPVAVKGIQEKEDSALTEISKLAFTDKHYVWLGQHWNSEEDFFNLSAGYLMDKNLKNMANNLNAFFNPMKADLD, encoded by the coding sequence GCTGCTACAGGACTCTGCCTTTTGGGACTGTCAGCTTGTAGTAGTCAAGAGGAGTCAACTGATGGCAAGGTAACGATTGAGTTTTTTAACCAGAAGACCGAGATGGCAGATACCTTGCAAAGGATAGTGGATGATTTTGAAAAGGATCATCCTACTATTGATGTAAAACTGACGACTGTTCCCGCAGCTGGAATTGTTCTGAAGACTCGGATTTTATCAGGAGATGTTCCAGATATTATTAATATCTATCCTCAAAATATGGATTTTCAGGAGTGGGCAAAAGCAGGTTATTTTGCAGATATGACAGGGAAATCTTATCTTGAGAACATCAAGAACGACTATGCCGAAAAGTATGCAATCAATAACAAGGTTTATAGTGTGCCTTTAACGGCTAACCTTTATGGAATCTATTACAATAAAACAAAGTTTAAAGAATTAGGACTTGAGGAACCGAAGACTTTTAAAGAGTTTCAAGAGATTGTTAAAAAGATAAAAGATAGTGGGAATTCTCCATTTGCAGTTGCAGGCAATGAAGGCTGGACATTAAATGGTTACCACCAACTTTCTCTCATTACTATTACAGGTAGTGGAGATGCGGCTAATAACTACCTTCGCTTTTCAAAACCAAACGCTATCTCTGCAGATGATGCTATTTTAAAAGCCGATGCAGAACGACTAGATTTATTGGCAGATAATGCTCAAGATGGTTGGCGTGGTGCTTCTTATAATGATGCGGTGGTAGCATTTTCGAGTGAAACAGCTTTGATGATGCCACAAGGATCATGGGCATTAGCGGCAATTAATCAACAGGATCCAAAATTTGAGGTGGGGATGTTTGCCTTCCCAGGAGAACAAGTAGGAAAAGAAGTCACTGTTGGTGCAGGGGACATGGCATTATCAACTTCGGCTACTACTAAACATCCTAAAGAAATCGAAGAATTTATCAGCTATATGACTAGTCCAAAAGCTATGCAGTCATATTATGATGTAGATGGATCACCAGTTGCTGTAAAAGGCATACAGGAAAAAGAAGACTCAGCGCTTACAGAGATTTCTAAACTGGCATTTACTGACAAACATTATGTTTGGTTGGGCCAACACTGGAATTCTGAAGAAGATTTTTTTAATTTAAGTGCGGGTTACTTGATGGATAAAAATCTGAAAAATATGGCAAACAATCTCAATGCTTTCTTTAATCCAATGAAGGCAGATTTGGACTAG
- a CDS encoding carbohydrate ABC transporter permease: protein MAIRKFLNKYWGWTFLLIPLALQAVFFYFPMVQGAFYSLTNWTGLTYNYKFVGLNNYKLLMIDGKFFTAIAFTLILTLALIVGEITIGMVVARALNSKMKGQTFFRAWFFFPAVLSGLTVSLIFKQFFNYGLPTIGKILGISFLQESLLGTPVGAVVATIFVLLWQGVAMPIILFLAGLQSIPNDILEAASIDGATSKQTFWKIELPYLLPTISMVFILALKSGLTAFDQIFALTSGGPNNATTSLGLLVYNYAFKSNQYGYANAIALILFLIIGIVSLIQIKLSKKFEI from the coding sequence ATGGCTATTCGAAAATTTTTAAATAAATACTGGGGTTGGACTTTTTTGCTCATCCCGCTTGCTTTACAAGCTGTCTTCTTTTACTTTCCGATGGTGCAAGGTGCTTTCTATAGTTTGACTAACTGGACTGGATTGACCTATAATTATAAATTTGTTGGTTTGAATAACTACAAATTGCTGATGATTGATGGGAAATTCTTCACAGCCATAGCCTTTACTTTGATTTTAACTCTGGCATTGATTGTTGGAGAGATTACAATTGGGATGGTTGTAGCACGAGCCTTAAATTCTAAGATGAAGGGTCAGACCTTCTTTAGAGCTTGGTTCTTTTTCCCGGCTGTTTTGTCTGGTTTGACAGTTTCCTTGATTTTTAAACAATTCTTCAACTATGGTCTTCCAACGATTGGAAAAATTTTAGGAATTAGCTTTTTACAAGAGAGTCTATTGGGGACACCTGTAGGAGCGGTAGTAGCAACTATTTTTGTTCTTCTATGGCAAGGAGTAGCAATGCCAATTATTCTCTTTCTTGCTGGTCTTCAGAGTATTCCAAATGATATTTTAGAGGCGGCATCAATTGATGGTGCAACAAGTAAACAAACTTTTTGGAAGATTGAATTGCCCTATTTGCTGCCGACGATTTCTATGGTTTTTATTCTGGCTCTTAAGTCCGGGTTGACAGCCTTTGACCAGATTTTTGCGTTGACGAGTGGTGGTCCAAATAATGCTACAACGTCTCTTGGACTTTTAGTCTACAACTATGCTTTCAAGAGTAATCAATATGGATATGCGAATGCAATTGCCTTGATTTTATTCTTAATTATTGGAATTGTTTCTCTTATCCAAATCAAGCTATCAAAGAAATTTGAAATCTAA